Proteins from a genomic interval of Paenibacillus lentus:
- a CDS encoding Gfo/Idh/MocA family protein, with product MIELKCSLQIGMIGLDTSHVSIFAKLLHRDEAEPSSRLFGATVGYAYPGGSSRMELSYSRVDRYRNELVSQYGVQMLDSIEAVAEASDAIMIESVDGSTHLEQFRIVAPYGKPVFIDKPFTTSLEDAYEILALAERNKVTIMSSSSLRYAEALTNAVQLEELGEIIGADVRGPMPFVQGQADYFWYGVHSVEMLFAIMGQGCRKVHTICSGDHEVIIGCWSDGRIGTVRGRRQGGGFGAVIHRHRGSDYVDIQTGSKPYYESLLEQVIDFFRTGHSPVSLKETLEIIGFLEAANRSRETGIASSL from the coding sequence GTGATTGAGCTGAAGTGCTCCCTTCAAATTGGCATGATCGGTCTAGATACATCGCATGTCAGTATATTTGCCAAGCTGCTGCATCGCGATGAAGCTGAGCCCTCATCGAGGCTATTCGGGGCGACGGTCGGATACGCTTATCCCGGAGGTTCCTCGCGAATGGAATTAAGCTATAGCCGAGTAGATCGATATCGTAATGAGCTCGTTAGTCAGTATGGCGTGCAAATGCTCGATAGTATCGAGGCTGTAGCAGAGGCATCGGATGCGATTATGATCGAATCGGTTGATGGCAGCACCCATTTGGAACAATTCAGAATTGTGGCTCCCTACGGCAAACCTGTATTTATAGATAAGCCTTTTACAACAAGTTTGGAAGATGCTTATGAAATTCTCGCTTTGGCTGAGCGAAATAAAGTAACGATAATGAGTTCTTCTTCACTTCGCTATGCAGAAGCATTGACGAATGCTGTGCAGCTAGAAGAGCTTGGCGAAATCATCGGGGCGGATGTCCGCGGTCCGATGCCCTTCGTGCAAGGGCAGGCGGATTATTTTTGGTATGGCGTTCATTCGGTGGAAATGCTATTTGCAATTATGGGGCAAGGGTGTCGGAAGGTTCATACGATCTGCAGCGGTGATCATGAGGTGATTATAGGTTGTTGGTCAGATGGCCGAATTGGAACTGTGCGCGGGAGAAGGCAGGGAGGCGGCTTTGGGGCAGTCATTCACAGGCACCGTGGAAGTGACTATGTCGACATCCAAACCGGAAGCAAGCCTTATTATGAGAGTTTGCTAGAGCAGGTCATCGATTTTTTTCGCACAGGCCATTCTCCCGTATCGCTTAAGGAAACCCTTGAGATTATTGGTTTTTTGGAAGCCGCTAACCGGAGCAGAGAGACGGGGATAGCCAGTTCATTATAA
- a CDS encoding VOC family protein — translation MIQGLYEAHLPVKNLEVSMMFYSKLGLKLAWHDEDTAFYWIEEGRSWLGLWQGQEHATPYHPSLRHIAFRVDYEQLKGALAWLASIQVEAVPFGSRTSIEPFVRPHQGNASVYFDDPDGNSLELICHVVVPEELRHINDKLSFDEWEELARSYSK, via the coding sequence ATGATTCAAGGGCTATATGAAGCGCATTTACCTGTGAAGAATTTAGAGGTCTCAATGATGTTCTATAGTAAATTGGGCTTGAAGCTGGCGTGGCATGATGAAGACACGGCTTTTTACTGGATTGAGGAAGGCCGGAGCTGGCTAGGGCTGTGGCAAGGGCAGGAGCATGCAACCCCATATCATCCATCATTACGGCATATCGCTTTTCGAGTTGATTATGAACAGCTGAAGGGGGCTTTGGCCTGGCTCGCATCTATTCAGGTAGAGGCTGTTCCGTTCGGCTCCAGAACGTCGATCGAGCCTTTTGTTCGTCCCCATCAAGGAAATGCTTCAGTTTATTTTGATGATCCGGATGGGAATAGCCTGGAGCTGATATGTCATGTGGTGGTTCCCGAGGAGTTAAGGCATATTAACGATAAGCTGTCTTTCGATGAATGGGAGGAGCTGGCTCGTTCATACTCAAAATAG
- the lpdA gene encoding dihydrolipoyl dehydrogenase codes for MVVGDASLDIDTLVVGAGPGGYVAAIRAAQLGQKVLIVDKSELGGVCLNRGCIPSKALISAAHQYESAKNADAFGISVENVKVDFAKTQEFKNNVVKKMTQGVGGLLKGNKVEVFNGEVMFINENEARVFNDYEAPRYRFKHCILATGSRPIELKPFPFGGRILSSTEALELQEIPGSLVVIGGGYIGAELGQMLSKFGTKVTIIEGMDTVLPGFDKDMTRLVAKSMEKTGIEIVTNAKAESAVQTDKDVTVKYSVNGESKEITADYLLVTVGRRPNTDGELGLDLAGVELDDRGLVKVDHQGRSVSNPKVFAIGDIVPGLALAHKASYEGKVAAEAIAGLPSVVDYKAIPSVVFTDPECSSVGLTEKDAKEKGIKVKSGKFPFAANGRATSLNQPDGFMKLVANAENNLVIGAQIVGIEASNLITEIALAIEMGATLEDISLTIHAHPTLGEIAMEAAEVVEGKPIHIISR; via the coding sequence ATGGTCGTAGGAGACGCTTCTCTTGATATTGATACACTGGTAGTCGGTGCAGGTCCCGGTGGTTATGTGGCAGCCATTCGCGCTGCCCAATTGGGGCAAAAAGTATTGATCGTTGATAAATCAGAGCTCGGCGGTGTGTGCTTGAACCGTGGGTGTATTCCATCTAAAGCATTGATTTCCGCTGCTCACCAATATGAGTCTGCCAAAAATGCGGACGCGTTCGGTATTTCTGTGGAAAATGTAAAGGTAGACTTCGCAAAAACCCAGGAATTCAAGAATAATGTTGTTAAAAAAATGACCCAAGGTGTTGGGGGCTTGCTGAAAGGCAATAAAGTCGAGGTTTTTAATGGTGAAGTGATGTTCATCAATGAGAATGAAGCTCGTGTGTTTAACGACTACGAAGCACCTCGCTACCGCTTCAAGCATTGCATCCTGGCAACGGGTTCCCGTCCGATCGAACTTAAACCGTTCCCGTTCGGAGGTCGCATTTTATCTTCGACAGAAGCATTGGAGTTGCAGGAAATTCCAGGCAGTCTCGTTGTGATCGGCGGTGGATATATCGGTGCGGAGCTTGGTCAAATGCTGTCCAAGTTCGGTACAAAAGTGACGATCATTGAAGGAATGGATACAGTTCTTCCAGGCTTTGACAAAGATATGACTCGTTTGGTAGCAAAAAGCATGGAGAAAACGGGTATTGAGATCGTAACGAACGCAAAAGCAGAAAGTGCTGTACAAACCGACAAGGATGTTACAGTTAAATATTCTGTAAACGGCGAAAGTAAGGAAATTACGGCAGACTATCTGCTGGTTACAGTAGGGCGTCGTCCTAACACGGACGGTGAACTAGGCCTTGACCTTGCAGGCGTTGAGTTAGATGATCGCGGACTTGTTAAAGTTGACCATCAAGGACGTAGTGTATCCAATCCGAAAGTCTTCGCGATTGGTGATATCGTCCCTGGTCTGGCGCTAGCTCACAAAGCTTCTTATGAAGGTAAAGTGGCGGCTGAAGCCATTGCTGGACTGCCATCCGTTGTCGACTATAAAGCTATTCCATCTGTTGTCTTTACAGATCCTGAGTGCTCCAGCGTCGGTTTGACCGAGAAGGATGCGAAGGAGAAGGGCATCAAAGTAAAATCGGGTAAATTCCCGTTCGCTGCCAATGGACGCGCGACATCTTTGAACCAGCCTGACGGATTCATGAAACTGGTTGCTAATGCTGAGAACAATCTTGTTATTGGCGCGCAAATTGTAGGTATCGAAGCATCCAACCTCATTACTGAAATCGCGTTAGCGATTGAAATGGGGGCAACGCTTGAGGATATCTCCTTGACAATCCATGCTCACCCAACGTTGGGCGAAATCGCGATGGAAGCGGCAGAGGTTGTTGAGGGTAAACCAATCCACATTATTTCTCGTTAA
- a CDS encoding alpha/beta hydrolase, producing the protein MTDSRYLKRTIIKEEIESKHLGEKRSLRIYLPPGYNEILSYPVVYCQDGEEFFNYGRIATHANRLILDDGLDPFIIVGVEVDTSVRTEEYAPFGNRFNAYIACFTEEIIPYVESKYPIRREPEERILAGDSLGGTVSLHIAMKNPDLFSKIISLSGAFYEKSQQLVTEESDLSFLSLYMIVGLQEDHYTTDTGTYNFVELNRTTKVLLEERGAKVQYLEKDGKHLWGFWQNELPDALLHFLK; encoded by the coding sequence ATGACGGATTCGCGCTACTTAAAACGTACAATTATCAAGGAGGAAATCGAGAGCAAACACTTAGGTGAAAAACGTTCTCTGCGCATTTATTTGCCTCCTGGCTATAATGAAATACTCAGTTATCCTGTCGTATATTGTCAGGATGGAGAAGAGTTTTTTAATTACGGCCGAATTGCGACGCATGCTAACCGCCTCATTCTGGATGATGGGTTAGATCCATTCATCATCGTTGGCGTAGAGGTTGACACTTCGGTTCGCACGGAAGAATACGCTCCTTTCGGCAACCGTTTTAACGCCTATATCGCTTGCTTCACAGAAGAAATTATTCCCTACGTAGAGAGCAAATATCCAATTCGCCGCGAACCCGAGGAACGAATTTTGGCTGGGGATTCTCTAGGCGGAACCGTATCGCTCCATATCGCAATGAAAAACCCGGATCTGTTTTCCAAAATCATCAGCTTGTCCGGTGCGTTTTACGAAAAAAGCCAACAGCTGGTAACTGAGGAGTCCGATCTATCCTTCCTTTCTTTATATATGATCGTGGGCCTGCAGGAAGATCACTACACAACCGATACGGGAACATATAACTTTGTCGAGCTAAACCGCACAACGAAGGTTCTTCTTGAAGAAAGAGGCGCTAAGGTTCAATACCTAGAAAAGGACGGCAAGCATCTTTGGGGCTTCTGGCAAAACGAGCTGCCTGACGCATTGCTTCATTTCCTGAAATAA
- a CDS encoding winged helix-turn-helix transcriptional regulator, whose translation MEVHILSAGGESQESSRLYRQLKEAGYEVIWFRHKDVSKEELLKQQPDIMLVEHGFSEVDTLGLLRAHEGTLPFPVIAILLERSTDELIHAFAAGASDVVDGSVPFKELTIRMEHLVRLFTRMNDGQPSEIFFEDLRIETKSRKVFRSGEIIKLTPKEYDLLVYLARRANTVCHRDVILQEVWGYDFATGTNVVDVYVRHLRKKIDRGRARKIIHTVRGTGYMMH comes from the coding sequence ATGGAAGTACACATTTTGTCGGCAGGAGGGGAATCCCAGGAGAGTAGCCGATTATACCGACAGCTGAAGGAAGCAGGATATGAGGTGATTTGGTTCCGTCATAAGGATGTTTCGAAGGAAGAACTGCTGAAACAGCAACCTGATATTATGCTGGTTGAACATGGATTTTCGGAAGTGGACACTCTGGGACTGCTTAGGGCGCATGAAGGTACATTACCGTTCCCGGTAATAGCCATTCTGCTGGAACGTAGCACTGATGAGCTGATTCATGCGTTTGCGGCTGGGGCGAGCGATGTCGTCGATGGCAGTGTGCCGTTCAAAGAGCTGACGATACGCATGGAGCATTTGGTTAGACTGTTTACGAGAATGAACGATGGACAGCCAAGTGAAATCTTCTTTGAAGATTTGCGGATTGAGACAAAGAGCCGTAAGGTGTTTCGCTCAGGTGAAATTATTAAGCTGACGCCGAAGGAATATGATTTGCTCGTGTATCTTGCGAGGCGTGCCAATACCGTATGCCATCGAGATGTCATTTTGCAGGAGGTTTGGGGATATGATTTTGCAACCGGGACGAATGTAGTGGACGTTTATGTCCGCCATTTACGCAAAAAGATCGACCGTGGTCGAGCGCGCAAAATTATTCATACGGTTCGGGGTACGGGCTATATGATGCATTGA
- a CDS encoding thiamine diphosphokinase → MAEKRVLIFAGGNMSPVYLEEIRPNDLIIGADRGALFLVEHGIDPHISVGDFDSITQDELDKVRSASGEIITCDPVNKDLTDTELAYVIALDHQATEIVMMGVTGTRLDHTLANIQIMLRGLQHQIQSAICDTHNYITLTGSTSVIQDRGFTYVSLLPLTPEVTGISLTGFKYPLENATLRMGQSLGISNQLVEQEGTIRIESGLLLIIQSRD, encoded by the coding sequence ATGGCAGAAAAACGAGTGCTTATCTTTGCAGGCGGTAATATGAGTCCTGTCTATTTAGAAGAAATTCGTCCGAATGATCTAATTATCGGTGCAGATCGGGGTGCGTTATTTCTTGTAGAACACGGAATAGATCCTCATATTTCCGTTGGTGATTTCGACTCAATTACACAGGATGAGTTGGACAAGGTCAGAAGTGCCAGTGGTGAGATCATCACTTGTGATCCCGTAAATAAAGATTTAACCGACACAGAATTAGCTTATGTTATTGCATTAGATCATCAAGCTACGGAAATCGTCATGATGGGCGTAACAGGCACAAGGTTGGATCATACACTCGCTAACATTCAAATTATGCTGCGGGGACTGCAGCACCAAATCCAAAGCGCCATTTGCGACACCCATAACTATATTACACTTACCGGTTCCACCAGCGTCATCCAGGATCGCGGCTTCACCTATGTATCCTTACTCCCTCTTACGCCCGAAGTAACCGGTATTTCCTTAACAGGATTTAAATATCCACTTGAAAACGCAACACTTCGTATGGGTCAGTCCTTAGGTATAAGCAATCAGCTCGTAGAACAAGAAGGAACAATTCGAATCGAGAGCGGCCTTCTTTTGATCATTCAAAGTCGAGATTGA
- a CDS encoding C40 family peptidase — protein sequence MKMHTISKKVLTVGIVSALGFGTLLASGAGTAQAASASLSAESVAVSKGTQVVNFGKKYMGTPYKFGASTSTTRVFDCSSFMKHIFKKYGVNLPRTSAAQSKMGKAVSKKNLKAGDLVFFSSGSRSTGKNITHVAVYVGNGKILHTYGKPGVTISDLNKGTWKRTYVKARRVL from the coding sequence ATGAAAATGCACACTATATCCAAAAAAGTATTGACGGTAGGTATTGTATCAGCACTTGGATTTGGTACTTTGCTTGCTAGCGGTGCGGGTACAGCACAAGCAGCTTCAGCATCCCTATCTGCAGAAAGCGTAGCTGTTTCTAAAGGAACTCAAGTCGTCAACTTCGGAAAAAAATATATGGGTACACCTTATAAATTCGGTGCATCGACGTCTACTACACGCGTATTCGATTGCTCTTCTTTTATGAAACATATCTTTAAAAAATATGGAGTTAATCTTCCACGTACATCCGCAGCCCAATCTAAAATGGGTAAAGCCGTTTCCAAAAAGAATTTGAAGGCAGGAGATCTTGTATTCTTCTCTAGCGGTAGTCGTTCTACTGGTAAAAACATCACTCACGTAGCTGTCTATGTTGGAAATGGTAAAATTCTGCATACTTATGGCAAGCCGGGTGTAACGATCTCTGATTTGAACAAAGGAACATGGAAAAGAACTTATGTTAAAGCTCGTCGCGTACTGTAA
- a CDS encoding nucleotidyltransferase family protein, translating to MYEEQLKQLIVECEPLLSDLRAVRRLELPQCYIAAGYIRSYVWDVLHGYGHRFRHDDIDVVYFDQHYCSEERDEELQRQLIDQTGNKQWSVKNQARMHLRNGAMPYTSTFDAMSRWPETATAIGARLTACEKLELCTPHGLDDLFGMVVRRSPFFADQHYYLERVRRKNWLVDWPLLTWIKE from the coding sequence TTGTACGAAGAGCAATTAAAACAGTTGATCGTCGAGTGTGAGCCGTTGTTAAGTGATTTACGTGCCGTGCGGCGGCTAGAATTGCCTCAATGTTACATTGCGGCTGGTTATATTCGAAGTTACGTGTGGGATGTGCTGCATGGATATGGACATCGATTCCGGCATGATGATATAGATGTCGTCTACTTTGATCAGCACTATTGCAGTGAGGAGAGAGATGAGGAGCTGCAACGGCAGCTCATTGATCAGACAGGAAATAAACAGTGGTCGGTCAAAAATCAGGCGCGGATGCATTTGAGAAACGGAGCAATGCCATATACATCGACGTTCGATGCTATGAGCCGATGGCCTGAAACGGCAACGGCCATCGGAGCTCGGCTAACGGCCTGCGAGAAGCTGGAGCTCTGTACGCCGCATGGATTGGATGATTTGTTTGGCATGGTGGTGCGTCGCAGCCCTTTTTTTGCTGATCAGCATTATTATTTGGAACGGGTTCGCAGAAAGAACTGGTTAGTAGATTGGCCATTGTTGACTTGGATCAAAGAGTAA
- a CDS encoding MoeB/ThiF family adenylyltransferase: protein MPVNQTETSMSAIAGTRDRTDRYSRQERFAMIGIEGQRKLSTSAVLIVGAGALGTGIAETLVRAGVGRIVIADRDYVEWSNLQRQQLFAEEDAEHRIPKAIAAQKRLQAINSEVTIEAHVMDVTYAEIDALLPGIQLILDATDNFDTRMVMNDISQKNGIPWIYGACVGSYGITYTILPGETACLNCLLGTIPLGGDTCDTAGIIPPTVQTVVAHQTTEALKLLTGQIESLRGTLLTFDLWRNEQASLKMNAARKSDCPSCGPNATYPYLSHSGSRKTEVLCGRDTVQIRPAQPRKWDLEETAKALVRLGEGTVEFNHFLLSYTIGERRLVLFKDGRALIHGTKDIVEAKVLYDKYFG, encoded by the coding sequence ATGCCAGTCAATCAAACAGAAACCTCTATGTCGGCAATAGCGGGTACAAGGGATCGTACGGATCGATACTCACGGCAGGAGCGTTTTGCGATGATCGGCATAGAGGGGCAGCGCAAGCTGTCGACGAGCGCTGTTCTAATTGTAGGGGCGGGAGCGCTTGGAACGGGAATTGCCGAGACACTTGTACGTGCAGGCGTAGGTCGAATAGTTATTGCTGACCGGGATTACGTAGAATGGAGTAATTTGCAGAGGCAGCAATTGTTCGCTGAAGAGGATGCTGAGCACCGTATACCAAAAGCGATTGCGGCCCAAAAGCGGCTGCAAGCGATCAATAGCGAAGTGACGATTGAAGCGCATGTGATGGATGTAACTTATGCTGAAATCGATGCTTTGCTCCCAGGAATCCAGTTGATCTTGGATGCAACCGATAATTTTGATACGAGAATGGTCATGAATGACATCTCTCAAAAGAATGGAATTCCGTGGATATATGGTGCATGTGTCGGCAGCTATGGAATTACGTACACGATATTGCCGGGGGAGACGGCATGCTTGAACTGCTTGCTTGGCACGATCCCGTTAGGCGGGGATACCTGTGATACGGCAGGGATTATACCGCCAACAGTACAGACCGTGGTCGCTCATCAAACAACGGAGGCGCTGAAGCTGCTCACGGGACAAATTGAAAGTCTCCGGGGAACGCTTCTGACTTTTGATTTATGGAGAAATGAGCAGGCCTCACTCAAGATGAATGCGGCCAGAAAGTCAGACTGCCCATCTTGTGGTCCAAATGCGACTTATCCGTATTTATCACATTCAGGATCCCGAAAGACAGAGGTGCTGTGCGGCAGAGATACGGTACAAATTCGGCCAGCTCAACCTCGGAAGTGGGATTTGGAGGAAACGGCTAAAGCACTGGTTCGTTTGGGGGAAGGAACGGTAGAATTCAATCATTTTCTTCTGTCCTACACGATTGGAGAGCGTCGCCTAGTGTTATTTAAGGATGGAAGGGCATTAATCCACGGGACGAAGGATATTGTGGAAGCGAAAGTGCTCTACGACAAATACTTTGGCTAA
- the pdhA gene encoding pyruvate dehydrogenase (acetyl-transferring) E1 component subunit alpha, whose protein sequence is MSKSKIPYEVYTEEVEALSVLSPDGEIVNKDKVPNLSDDQLKELMYRMVFTRTWDERAINLGRQGRLGFYAPVSGQEATMVGSEFALDKNDFICPGYRDMPQLVWHGLPLYQAFLYSRGHQHGGQIPEGVNVLMPQIIIGAQVLHAMGIAMGYKLKKQQQVAITYTGDGGSSEGDFYEALNFAGVYKLPVIFFVQNNGYAITTPFSKQTAALSIAHKAVAAGIRGVKIDGMDVFAVISAVQEARERALKGEGATLIEAVTYRFRPHSLSDDTSKYRTKEEEGEWSEKDPIARLAKYLEKKGLWTEEDTARVKEEAKATVNEQIKKAEQTEKMTIPGLIDSMFETTPKHLEEQKADFQ, encoded by the coding sequence ATGAGCAAGAGCAAGATTCCTTACGAAGTTTATACAGAGGAAGTCGAAGCTTTGTCCGTGCTATCGCCGGACGGTGAAATCGTTAACAAAGATAAAGTTCCAAATTTAAGTGATGATCAATTGAAAGAATTAATGTACCGTATGGTATTTACCCGTACTTGGGATGAAAGAGCAATTAACCTCGGACGCCAAGGTCGTCTTGGTTTCTATGCTCCAGTATCCGGTCAAGAAGCAACAATGGTCGGAAGTGAATTTGCATTAGATAAGAATGATTTTATTTGCCCGGGCTACCGTGACATGCCGCAGCTTGTATGGCATGGACTTCCATTGTACCAAGCGTTTCTTTATTCCCGTGGCCATCAGCATGGCGGTCAAATTCCGGAAGGCGTTAATGTACTTATGCCACAAATCATCATTGGTGCTCAAGTATTGCACGCTATGGGTATCGCAATGGGTTATAAATTGAAGAAACAGCAGCAGGTCGCTATTACGTACACAGGTGATGGTGGTTCCTCCGAGGGTGATTTCTACGAAGCGCTGAACTTTGCTGGAGTTTATAAATTGCCGGTTATTTTCTTTGTGCAAAACAACGGCTATGCCATTACTACTCCGTTCTCCAAGCAAACGGCGGCGCTGTCGATCGCACATAAAGCTGTTGCAGCAGGTATTCGCGGCGTAAAAATCGACGGTATGGACGTGTTTGCTGTAATCAGCGCTGTACAGGAAGCAAGAGAGCGTGCTCTTAAAGGGGAAGGCGCAACATTGATTGAAGCTGTGACTTACCGTTTCCGTCCACACTCCTTGTCCGATGATACTTCTAAGTACCGTACGAAGGAAGAGGAAGGCGAGTGGAGCGAGAAGGATCCGATTGCCCGTCTTGCTAAATACTTGGAGAAAAAAGGTCTATGGACTGAAGAAGATACAGCTCGAGTTAAGGAAGAAGCAAAAGCAACTGTCAACGAGCAAATTAAGAAAGCAGAGCAAACTGAAAAAATGACCATTCCTGGTCTGATTGATAGCATGTTCGAAACTACACCAAAACATTTGGAAGAGCAAAAAGCAGATTTCCAATAA
- a CDS encoding alpha-ketoacid dehydrogenase subunit beta, with product MAQMNLKEAIRDAMRVELERDPSVLIFGEDVGNVGGVFRATEGLQKDFGEERVFDTPLAESAIGGMAVGLGIQGFRPIAEIQFVGFIFEALDQIVVQAARMRYRSGGRYNSPIVFRTPFGGGVKAAELHTDALEGLIAQTPGIKLVVPSNPYDAKGLMISAIRDNDPVFFMEHLNLYHAYREEVPEGEYTVEIGKAKVVREGSDVTIVSYGLMVHTAVKAAEELEKNGIKAEVIDLRTLVPLDIDTVIESVKKTNRAIIVQEAQKSAGIAAEVIAQINEKAILHLEAPVLRVAPPDTVYPFAQIEDQWLPSPATIIAGVNKVLEF from the coding sequence ATGGCACAAATGAACTTAAAAGAAGCGATTCGTGATGCGATGCGCGTGGAATTAGAACGTGATCCTAGCGTTCTGATTTTCGGCGAAGACGTCGGTAATGTCGGTGGCGTATTCCGCGCTACAGAAGGCTTGCAAAAAGATTTCGGTGAAGAGCGCGTGTTCGACACGCCGCTTGCAGAATCTGCAATCGGCGGTATGGCGGTAGGCTTGGGGATTCAAGGATTCCGCCCGATCGCGGAAATCCAATTCGTAGGCTTTATTTTTGAAGCACTGGATCAAATCGTTGTTCAGGCAGCCCGCATGCGTTATCGTTCCGGAGGCCGCTACAATTCTCCGATCGTATTCCGTACACCGTTCGGCGGCGGGGTTAAAGCAGCTGAGCTTCATACGGACGCCCTGGAAGGTTTGATTGCGCAAACTCCGGGTATTAAATTAGTGGTTCCGTCTAACCCATACGATGCCAAAGGCTTGATGATTTCTGCGATCCGTGACAATGACCCTGTATTTTTTATGGAGCACTTGAACCTGTACCATGCTTATCGTGAAGAAGTGCCAGAAGGCGAATACACGGTTGAGATCGGTAAAGCAAAGGTTGTTCGTGAAGGTTCCGATGTAACGATCGTGTCCTATGGCCTCATGGTACACACTGCTGTTAAAGCGGCAGAAGAATTGGAGAAAAACGGTATTAAGGCAGAGGTTATTGACCTGCGTACGCTCGTTCCTCTCGACATTGATACTGTCATCGAATCGGTTAAGAAAACGAATCGTGCGATCATCGTTCAGGAAGCTCAGAAATCGGCGGGTATCGCTGCTGAGGTTATTGCTCAAATTAACGAGAAAGCGATTCTTCACTTGGAGGCGCCAGTACTTCGTGTAGCACCGCCGGATACCGTATATCCGTTTGCGCAAATTGAAGATCAATGGCTTCCGTCTCCGGCTACGATTATCGCAGGAGTGAACAAAGTACTCGAATTTTAA
- a CDS encoding dihydrolipoamide acetyltransferase family protein, with product MAKFEYRFPELGEGLHEGEIIKMHIKVGDKVTDDDIIMEVQNDKAVVEVPCPVNGTVQEVFGTDGAVFRVGQVVAVIDAEGDIPEQEAAPEEQSAQEADAAQGGADTKDSPATENPAASQGSAAPAAPNREVLATPSVRKFAREKGVDLSQVQGSGKAGKITREDVEAFLSGGGAPASAQETAKAEDTAPAAAASAVSVSAEEERVPFKGIRKAISNAMVKSAYTAPHVTIMDEVDVTELVAFRTRMKPIAEKKGTKVTYLPFIVKALVAAARQFPALNASIDEENNEIVYKKHYDIGIATDTDNGLIVPVIKDADRKSIWMIADAIRDLATRGREGKLAANEMRGSTISITNIGSAGGMFFTPIINYPEVAILGTGRISEKPVVKNGEVVVAPVMALSLSFDHRLIDGATAQYFMNYIKELLSNPELLVMEV from the coding sequence GTGGCTAAATTTGAATATCGATTCCCTGAGCTTGGTGAGGGACTGCATGAAGGCGAAATTATAAAAATGCATATCAAAGTCGGCGATAAAGTAACTGACGACGATATTATTATGGAAGTACAAAATGATAAGGCGGTCGTTGAAGTGCCTTGTCCAGTAAATGGTACGGTACAAGAGGTATTCGGTACGGACGGCGCTGTGTTCCGCGTAGGGCAAGTCGTAGCGGTTATTGACGCTGAAGGCGATATTCCAGAGCAGGAAGCTGCGCCGGAAGAGCAAAGTGCACAAGAAGCTGATGCTGCGCAAGGTGGGGCCGACACGAAGGACTCTCCGGCTACCGAGAATCCAGCTGCAAGCCAGGGCAGCGCTGCACCAGCGGCACCTAATCGCGAAGTATTGGCTACCCCAAGTGTTCGCAAGTTTGCTCGCGAGAAGGGTGTAGACCTTAGCCAAGTGCAAGGCTCCGGCAAGGCAGGTAAAATTACCCGCGAGGATGTAGAGGCATTCCTGAGCGGTGGCGGAGCACCAGCATCTGCTCAAGAGACCGCGAAAGCTGAGGATACAGCACCTGCAGCAGCAGCTTCGGCAGTCAGCGTAAGTGCAGAAGAAGAACGCGTGCCGTTCAAAGGTATTCGTAAGGCGATCTCTAATGCAATGGTTAAATCTGCCTATACGGCACCTCACGTTACGATTATGGATGAAGTTGACGTGACTGAGCTTGTGGCGTTCCGTACGCGCATGAAGCCAATTGCAGAGAAGAAAGGTACGAAAGTGACTTATCTTCCATTCATCGTTAAAGCGCTCGTTGCAGCTGCTCGTCAGTTCCCTGCACTTAACGCTTCGATCGACGAAGAGAACAATGAGATTGTATACAAGAAGCATTATGATATCGGTATCGCAACCGATACGGACAACGGCTTGATTGTACCGGTTATTAAGGATGCTGATCGTAAGAGCATTTGGATGATTGCAGACGCGATTCGCGATTTGGCTACTCGCGGCCGTGAAGGCAAATTGGCTGCCAACGAAATGAGAGGCAGTACGATCTCTATTACAAACATCGGCTCTGCCGGCGGTATGTTCTTCACTCCTATCATTAATTACCCAGAGGTAGCCATCCTGGGAACTGGTCGGATTAGCGAGAAGCCGGTTGTGAAGAACGGTGAGGTCGTTGTAGCTCCGGTTATGGCTCTGTCCCTCAGCTTTGACCATCGTCTGATCGATGGGGCAACTGCTCAGTATTTCATGAACTATATCAAAGAGCTGCTCTCCAACCCTGAGCTGCTCGTAATGGAGGTATAA